AGTATTGATCCTCCTGACTTTGAACTGGCTAAAGGATTTATTGCTGATGTAATGACAACAGTTTGGTCAGCATGTTTTTATGTAAGTATGAAGCTTATTTGAGCTGTGGATGAAGTAAACACATGAATGAATGGGGTTTTATTTAATTCTGCCTTTTTTACTGCAGTGCAAGTTTGCAGTTGTGCAATATGGAAACTATGTCAGAACTGAACTTTCTCTGAAGGAAAATGACAGCAAAACTAAAGCCTTGACTAAAGTTGCAGGCATAGAGCAAATTGGACATGTCACTGTTACAGCTTCAGCAATCAATCACGTGCTGTAAGTCCCTctgaaacataataataatcatattcaCAATCAACCTCATTCCTAATCTGATATATGAGCATGACAAGGATTTCTACAATTTTCATTTAATGTACAGAGAACACGTTTTCATCACAGAACATGGCTCAAATAAGAattctaaaaaatatataattgtgaTAACTGATGGACGTATATTTATGGACAATATGACACTGACAGAGGTTTTGCAAAACCCCAAAATAGAAAATATCACCCGCTTTGCTATTGGGGTGAGTATCTTTAGAACAAACTTAACTTGTATTTTGTTGCATTTGgatttacattgcatttttaatAAACCGATATATCCTTTTGTCTCACAGGTAGGGCCAGAGGTGTTGAACCATACCATAGCACTTAAAGAGATGAGGGAGATCGCCTCAGACCCAGATGAGGAGCACTTTTTTAAGGCTGATGATTATAAAGCATTACCAGCCATTTTGCATTCATTACAGGTGGCCGTTACTTGGACAGATGGTATGATCTGCAATGCTTTTTACACAATTTAACATTCATTTAGGTTTTTAAATGACTGCTTTAAATGTTTAAGGTTTGGTGAAATTACATATGAAACAGTCCTTTTAAAGTCAcacttttaaaatgtgtccATGATTTCCCTTAAAGAGAACAATGGCCATCAACATTTTTCCAACAAATCAGCACCGGTCCAATCCCTCCCACCTCAAAGACACCAATAAGGATAGATGGTAAATCTTGCATGTTTTGAAAAACTAAAATGTAAACCCCTAAAACAATCCTTTCATAAAAATGAAACCTCTTGCAACATCATGATGAAGACAAAGATAAGAAAAAACTTTGACTCCAGAGCCTTTGCCAACCTGGCCACAGCTTACCAGATCTTACAATGTATTTCACAGCATATTGTTTGGATTGGTGCCAATATGATGAATCATTGCATAATCTTAGAGCTTTACTTTCATTTAATTAAATACATCTAAATTGTTTTAAAGAGATTTTATATCATAGTGTACACTTCAACTTCTTTTGCATATTACCACATCTGTTTAAAGTACCAGTGGCAGTACTATACCAGCTTTAAGCCTTTTTTGAGAGAATTGAGACTCATTGACACGCACACGCGGTCATGGCATCACAACATATTTTGTTAGATGTGAAACTATCATGCCAGCTCGACTTGCTACATATGAATTTGTGCTTCCTCAATGAACGTTACTATCCTATGGTTTAAAAGTATTATTTGTTTAAATAAACTTTCAACTAATGTTTTGGGAAACAATTTGTGCATTGTGATGTGTTGGAGATTTGATCTGATATTTTAGGAAAATCACAAATTGCTTTTAGCAATTGACAATTGTTGAATATCCCACAATTGcttaaagtaggcctaatttCTGATTTTCCTGGTCGGGGGAGAGTAAAGTTGGTTTTAAGTAGACGGGTCAAGACTGATGAAACAGGGAACTGAAAGACATCACATCCTACAATTCCAAGCATTGAAGGGTTTTTTCGTTCATGGGCTCCCCCTACAGAGTATTTGTGTTTTACACAACTGTCAAATACCACTAATGGTTTGCACCCTTTTCCATGGACACTAGGCCacatgtggatttgtttacaaacgGACGAAGATAATCAACTCACAACGTATTAGTCTATTATAATAGTTCAGACAATTGCGTAAAGTAGCCTATTATGCGATTCTTTGGTCGGAGGACCGTGCCGTTGTAAGGCTGGTGCAGTAGACGGGGTAGGCTAGGGATGGGAATGCGCATAATTGTCCCTTAGTTTGTTTACCCTACGTTTGTTTACAGTCAAAATTACTTAGAAGCTATTTTCCAGTAAAAACGTGCACAAGATGTAATGCCTTAACCAAAGCCTTTACCATTTAGAACTCAAACTTTTCTCATTTTATACTCCCAGCGCAGAGGGGGCAGCATCACTAAGTAATACTGTTGTCACGGCCTCCTAAGGTCCTTTACGTAGAAACAATTGAAggtggaagaagaagagaaagtcGGGCTATCCATTTGGCCGATCGTGCTGTCGGGGAGTCAGCGGGAGGTGGTCTGGAACGTTATTTGACGGACCGGCGCGCcttgataaaaaaataaatactggGGACGTGTTCGCAGGTTTACGCTTGTTTTTTGTAGTCATAAGAAACCGAAATGGGGATCCGAAAGAAGACTAATAAGAACCCTCCGGTTCTCAGCCATGAATTTGTCATCCAGAACCATGCAGACATTGTTTCCTGTGTTGCTATGGTGTTCCTTCTTGGGCTTATGTTTGAGGTAAGTTTGAACTTCTCGTCAAGCACCATGCTTGGTCAATGCCAAATAGAATTCTTCTAGATGTGTAGCCTGCCATTGGAGGGGAGAATGCGTATCCTGCCGTCCACAAACGTCGATTCGTTTGAAAAATGAAAGCGCCAGTTTCCTCTCATCCCAGATGGCACAGTTTAAAATTAGTCAAATGTGTTATTTGGGTCTAACTTTGGGTCTAACCAATCTCAGTAGAACTCACGATTTTTTGTCGTCTAACTTATTCTCGTATTTGCTGTCTAGTCTGACGTGCTTTACGCTGATTTCCAGGCTTTGTTAGCTTGTTAACTTGTTGGCAATCTATGCCAGTAAAAAAGAAACCGAATACATTGGTTATTTGTCCGTTATTTGAAATGATTGTTAGTTGCAACTGAATCACATAATACGTTTTTATGTGAAGCGTAAACTGTTTTGATTGTAGCCTAACGTTACCATATTGTGCAACACACTTCGGCATGGTTACTTTTACGCGCAGATCAAGTGTTACGTGGCAATCACTGAGCGATTGAGAGCGCTGTCATCGTACAGGCATCACGTTTACACTACAACCACTACTTCCGAACACGTTTACAATTATTTTGACAACAGAGGAAACTTGAGTTCAACATTTAACGGAAAAATATGCTCTTCGGTCTTTTgttataaaacatttattttttttacatttgagtTTTGTAGCATCctcgattaaaaaaaactgCGCGGCCGTTGCTTCAGTAATGCATCCTGGGAGTTGATGTTTTTTCATGAAGCTGAGGTGTCACTATTTTTCGGCTACTCATCTGCGGGATTTTGCAATTGTGGCGGTATTTGATCAGTATTTAGTTGTGAAGGTTTGCTAACATTTTTGTAGTCTGGATGTTGTGCTTGTTTATTATTAACCATCAGCATAAAGCACTCCAACCCTCTTTCACTTTCATTGCAGGTCACATCAAAGGTCGCAGTTTTGTTCAtaactgtacagtacaacgtaaCCATCTCATCCAACGGTAAGATTGTTGCTGATGGCATAGAACTTTGGTCTTTTAAAGTTGTATTTTGCAAATTGATACCCCTAACCAGATATCTGGAGGTAGTATAAAAGTGGAAGAAGTTGGTTTAATTTACACTCTGGCTTCTATTTTATCATAAACAATTCTTCATATGAAGCcaaagtataataataatatttataaAGTAAGATCCTTTGCAATGGCCCTGTGGCACATTGCAAATTAAATCTCTCCTTCAAGTGCCCCCATGCTTTGCTGTAGAAAAACATCCTCAAAACATAGACTCCGCTGCTCACTTGACACTGTGTGTTTAAGTGAAGTAAGTAGCAAGGCCACGTCAGCCCCAGTAGGGGTCAGACAGGGATACTGTAGCTGCCAACAATCTAAGGTTAAAGCACTTTTTTTTCCACTGCATGCAACATTTTCATGTGTAGTCACATCCTCTTGACTTGCAAATGAGGTCACTGGTCAGCGAATAGCCTAGTTACAATGGTCTGATGTTCTTGACATGTTCTCATAGCCACAAGATTCTTTATGTTAATCGACCTGGTATATATTTTGTTGAAGTTGCCAAATACAGATCTTTTGACATTTCTATTTACGACCCTTTGACTGGAGAAGTGCTTTCACTCCAGATGCCTGGAAGTATGAAAATTATGCATGCCAGCTGTTCATTTGTTTCTGAGCTAGTTGATCACGGAAGTCCGTTATCATAAGTCCATCTAGCCTGTTGACTCATGTTTGTTTCAATATTTCGTTTGAGTGAACTCATCTTCTAGACTGACCATGTGTGAGCCACATTGTTATCTCTGAGACTGCGTTGTTTGACAGTGTTGTATGGTTCGGTAGCACAACCAGTAGAGCAAGGTGCTAAGAGCTGGAGCTAAAAGATGAGATGCTAATGTCTGTGGTCTCCCATTTGGCAGAGGGACCTGAGGAGACGTCCGTGAACTACTTTCAGCATGGCCTTAAGGACCTGGCCACCGTCTTCTTCTACATGCTGGTGGCTATCATCATGCATGCCATTATCCAGGAGTACGTGCTCGACGTGAGTGTCACGGGAACGGTGTGGTCGGCACACGCAGACTGACATTCACTGGCTCCTGCCTTGGCTCCTACACTTGCCTTATGTCTGCCTatctttcctccctccttcctttctctctccacacacacacacacacacacacacacacacacacacacacacacacacacacacacacacacacacagacatcagtctctgcattcaatcttagtctctagctctcgttctctctttcttacacacacacacacacacagatacatggaTGCGTGTAGCAAGCCACCTAACCAACTTCTCCTCACTTGTGCACTTCTGCAGAAGATCAACCGGAAGATGCACTTCTCCAAAACCAAGCACAGCAAATTCAATGAGTCCGGTCAGCTGAGTGCCTTCTACCTGTTCTCGTGCGGATGGGGAGCCAGCATCATCCTCGCAGTGAGTGCTGAGCAGGCAGGAAACAGTCCTGTGCTATAATCCCTCTTACATACAGTTAgagattttttgtgtgtgtagctccAATTATATTGCTTTTCTTTCAGGTATGTCTAGGGATTTAGCTTGTACCATGTTATTTGAACAGGCCTTAATGGCCTCATTTGAAAGGTGTTCTAACATTTCAGAATAGTCCCTTTTGCCTGTCTGAAACCTTAGCATAAACAACTCTGAAGTCTGGATGCAAAGTACGCGGTCCTGCATTAAGGatatttacatactgtacagtcaaCAACACATATTTACATACAGTGAACAGTTACAACACAGTTACTCCCGTTTTGAACTCCTCCCTGACACCATTAAACTGCCTGTTTGTTGTCCGTGTAGGAGAACCTGCTATCCAATCCTGTGAGCCTGTGGGAAGAATACCCCCATGCCCTGATGCCGTAAGTACACGTTTGGCTGATGGGAACACACCGCCGCGTTGAGAAGATAAACGTGCCCATTGAGACTTAGGAGGGTGTCTGCTCGATTAATGGGAGCAGTGAGATGGACTTcctgggtgtgtctgtctgtctgttttaatGGGCGAGAGGGAGCTTTAAGTTGCTCTCCTCCccctgtgtgtcggtgtgtgtttgtgtgtgtttgtgtttgtttgtgtgtgagtgggggctTCAGTTTATTTAGCTTGCCTAATGACCATTGTAATGCTTCGCTCCATGACGAGTCATTAGTCAGGGGTTTATTTGAAAGCTGATATGCTCAGGCGTCCAGCGTGAAACGAGAGTGGATTGTTCAGACACAGTCTTCTGATTGGATTAGCAAACATTAGCCCCCTGCCTGTCTTTTACGATGCAGGGTGATCTATGAAAAGTGTTGCCAACTAATGTCATTAGCATTGATGAGAGATCCGTCCGGTGTTGCCGAAGCGCTAAATGTCTCGCCTCTTCCACGGCAGGTTCCAAATGAAGTTCTTCTACATCTGTCAACTGGGCTATTGGTTACATGCTCTTCCTGAACTCTACTTCCAGAAGATCAAGAAAGTGAGTTTAAGTCAACACAAGTGTCCAGAATAACCTGACTGGGATGTCCTGGCCAACAAGAAGGAGGCCTGAGTGACTTCCTGTAATTGTGTGGTGACCTCCTTGGCTGAATGCAGCTCTCTGAGGAGTGCTGGCATTAATGTCCCCAATTTTCTgctttcgctctctctatctgtctatcaatctatctgtctgtctctctccctctctccctcattcctaGGAGGATATTCCCCGTCAGCTGGTGTACATTAGTCTGTATCTTGTGCACATCGCAGGAGCATACATTTTAAAGtaatcattatttattttcttgatATTGAAGTATATCTGCACTGAAGTAtatattgtactgtactgtatttgagaacaacagaatcaaagcaaaattatttattattaatgcATTAATTTACCAAACCGAACAGTATCTCATATCCTCGCGTAGACTATTTATACTTGAGCGGAATATACATAGCTCTCAAACTTCTATCATACTCTGGTAGCTTTCCTTTTGAAATTCAGTCGTTCTTGTTGCTTGTTGCTTGTTGAATTGTGGACCAGAACTTACTTTGGCATGGCATTTTGATATTACATTTTAGACACTTTGATTCAAAGCGATCAACACTAGTGTGCATATTCTTTTATTACCACGAGTACTATGTCTGGATGCTAGGTTAGCACTTCCCAAAGCAATTGAGCGGTCGATGCATTAGGCTCTGTGATGACTGAGGTTTGTCTTTCAGTCTGAACCGCCTGGGCTTGGTCCTGTTTGTGCTGCACTACTTTGTGGAGTTCCTCTTCCACGTGGCCCGTCTGGTGTACTTCAGCaatgaagagagacagaccgGGTGAGTTTGGCCTGACCTCTCCAAATGTCCAAGAGATGACTTTTTTATTAGCTAGTCCTGTGAAACTAAGTAACCATTTTAACTggtgtattgttgttgttttgaaatgttgaaatgatTTCTGGTTTGGGGATGTTCAATTATGCTGTTGTGAAATGAATTTTAATATGTAAGCACTAGATTTCTTTATCACCCCTTGAGGTGataggaagaaaaaaacatccaatctcactaactgtgtgtgttgtgtgtgtttgtgtgtgtgtgtgtgtgtgtgtgcgcgcgcacgtgtgtttTAGGTTCACATTATGGGCTATCCTCTTCGTCCTTGCCCGCCTGCTGACCTTGTCTCTGTCAGTTCTCACTGTGGGCTTTGGCCTCGCTGGCGCTGAACAGCAAGGCCTGGATCTGGCCACAGGAAACTTCAATGTCCTTTTTGTCCGGTAAGATTTGTCCTTTGACAAACAAATAGAATAACTAAAATGACAAGAAACAAATAACTAGATTGTTACCTAGATAAAAGTAATCTCTGCAATTTTTGCAACCTTATTGACAAGGTAAAACAAGTAGGCTATCTTAAGAGTGCTAACTCTAAAATTGGCCTACAAACTGAGGAATCATAATCAAACACTAGCACGCTTAAACTGATTACATTTATTACATCCACACTCATATTTGACCTGTTTGAGCCTACCAAATTATATTGCACTCTTTTTACCTCTGCTCTTTGAGTTTGTCATCTTAAGCTAAGCACTTTATATTTTACTTAATCTTTAGTCTTAACTTTTTATTCACTGCAACTTTTGTCCAAACATAAATGATATCGCAGCCAATTGAGAGGAGCTAAGCACTCAGTAAAATTGAGCTTGAACTCTAGTGGACTCAGGCAAGATGGTGGGCCTTTAACGCTTGTGACTGacacgactgtgtgtgtgtgcgtgcgtgtgtttttgtgcagggTCACGGTGTTGGCAGCCATCTGCAGCACTCAGGCCTTCATGATGTGGAAGTTCATCAACTTCCAGCTGCGCAGGTGGCGGGAGCAGGCCCAGCTGCAGCTGAGCCTGAAGAAGAAACAGGCCCCGTCCAAAAGCAAGTCCAAGAACAAAGGTGGGTCTGGTCACCATCAGATAATGGGCAACTAGAAACAGATGTTGGCTAACATTTAGGGCGGCTAAAATTAGCACTGGCCGTCGTCGTCATAGCAGCAGGTATTGCTTTTAGTTTTGAAATGGAGGGAAATTACACATAAATGCTGACAATTTAAGGTGCAACCTGTGGTAGGACTGTTTTAACACCGTAGCCTTCATGTTAATTGAAGATAGAAAGAGCTGCTTTTCAATTGGTTGTGAAGTTAACTCTCTGTGTTTTCTACTCGAAATGAGTGGAAATTGATTAAAGAACGACTTTTGAAAACAGCTGGCAAACACATATTCCTGAGAGAAAGGAATTTTGGTGCTTGGAGTgtcttttgttttattcatttcaatTCCAGTGGGCAATTCCTTCCTTGcccaatttattttattttttcatttatcaCTTTACTTACCACTTCctaagaatgtgtgtgatttAGGCAGCTGCTTTCATTTGGATTTGTAAAGAAAATATGCATTTGGATTCAAGaagttttatttgtcacatactaGAGATACTGTTGTAAAACAGGTAGTGACACACGTAGTGAAATGGCATTTGTTGCTCAACGTCTCCCTGTGCAGTGGTGTGTTGTCCTGATGGATCACTAACTATTTAAAAAGATAAGTGTCAACAGCATGTCAAGTCCATGTAGAGTAGTTTaaaaagttttgtgtgtttAGGATCCGGGAACCCTGAGGATAGAGACTTCTCCTCAGCCTTTCTGTTTTAACCGTGTGGCTACAGAGGCGCGTGACAGATCTCAGCAGTCTGCATACAGTAGTCCCTGGGACACACTGCACACGCTAGGTGTGCAGGATGGCTGCATCGCAGGACTGCTGCGGCTtggttaaatgtgtgtgagtgtgtccacaCCAGCACCGCTACTACAAATCTTTCTACGTCGAACTTGaaccactcactcattcacacacgcaaAGAATAGACTCCACGTGGAATCTCTTGAGGAGTCGTGGTAACCGAGCCGCTTTAACTGTGTCTTATTATTACGTGAGTCACACCAGCAATGTGCCTGCTCTAACCTGCTAACATTGGCGCCAACAAGTAACACGGCCACTAAATACACAAAACGCACCTAGAGAGGTCCTCCAGGGCTAAGAATGTTAACCTTTATCTCATGTCACCACACAATGCTCAGAGGGTCTCTCAACTGCACAAGACTAGACAATTTGCAATGTACTGGACAAGTTGGAAAAAGTGTCATGTCTGTAGTATACAGTTTGTAGGCTGACAAACTTTCTGACTACAAAATACATCTGAAAATAGTTCAGTAATCATTTCACCATATGTACAGCGAGCAAATTCCAActttttgaagtgtgtgtgtgtgtgtgtgtgttttgtgggtatgacacatactgtatttacagtaaataaTGTTCTCTATTCTCCTGTAGCTAATGGAGTTAATGGATCTGTCAGTGCCAATGGAGCCGATTCACCAAGAGCACGGAAAGAAAAGTCCTCGTAAGCGGCGTGGCCCTCCGTGATGCCATCTTGCCAGTGCCCTGACTGGAGTCAGTCCACTCATTCCTACTCCCGTCAAGCCCCCCCAGCTCCAGGCTATTCCCCTTGACCAATCTCCAAAGGGTCCAATGCATTCTGCTTTTTGTGCTGGTATCCATTTTACAACCTTCTCCCCAGTATGCCACACACGACCCAGCTGTGCCaatagtaaaaaaagaaaaagaaagaaaaagaaaaaaaaaaactatgaggAAAAAGGAGTTTTAAAAAGTGCCTAACTAGACCAACACCTGCCGTTCATTTTTCCATTATAGTATTTTCAATAATCTGCTTTGGATCCAAATACTGTATTTCATGCTTTCCCCTTTAAACTTTATTTATCATGTCTTATTTCGCAGCTTCCCTGTCAAGGCTTTAACACTCTTATGGTGTGGATTTGCATTTAAATATTCCTCTCTTGCATTGAATGACTGAAAGCAAAACAGTTTGTCTTGTGAGGCAGTGAGACTGAACGTCTGTGTGC
This is a stretch of genomic DNA from Sardina pilchardus chromosome 19, fSarPil1.1, whole genome shotgun sequence. It encodes these proteins:
- the tram1 gene encoding translocating chain-associated membrane protein 1; amino-acid sequence: MGIRKKTNKNPPVLSHEFVIQNHADIVSCVAMVFLLGLMFEVTSKVAVLFITVQYNVTISSNEGPEETSVNYFQHGLKDLATVFFYMLVAIIMHAIIQEYVLDKINRKMHFSKTKHSKFNESGQLSAFYLFSCGWGASIILAENLLSNPVSLWEEYPHALMPFQMKFFYICQLGYWLHALPELYFQKIKKEDIPRQLVYISLYLVHIAGAYILNLNRLGLVLFVLHYFVEFLFHVARLVYFSNEERQTGFTLWAILFVLARLLTLSLSVLTVGFGLAGAEQQGLDLATGNFNVLFVRVTVLAAICSTQAFMMWKFINFQLRRWREQAQLQLSLKKKQAPSKSKSKNKANGVNGSVSANGADSPRARKEKSS